In Massilia forsythiae, one DNA window encodes the following:
- a CDS encoding CHASE2 domain-containing protein: MPRFARKAARAPARGRMRGLARKYGLRWALGLALTLAALLYLMGVWSSHAIARQDTIVADLRMRLERPVPDPRIVIVDIDAKSLGEVGRFPWSRNTMARLVDQLVGHYGAATVGFDIAFPEPDTSSGYAVLERLAGAELRDVPGMRRRLDALRPALDYDGQFARALAGRPVVLGYNLSPGLTRGVLPPPPFTAASLGGRELLAYEADGYEANIAPLQQAARGAGSFTVVQDADGVVRSSSLLQRIGDGYYPSLALATAAVYLKATSIAPVFEDDAMMQSEAQLESGGAKAIRIAGPGVERSIPAGYGLLTVVQYHGSGGPQGGSFRYVSASDVLAGRVAPQVLRGAIVLVGTTAPGLVDLRATPVSSAYPGVEVHANVIKSILDGRFKTRSQYAFPIEVLQVLAVGTLLALLLPALSPLAAVLAAGAAFALVAGINMAMYFVEDTVLDMVICLLLVALLFVLNLGWGYFFEFRKGRALVSRFGEYVAPELVAQMAENPHAYDMEGESRDLSVMFVDVRGFTTISEGLPPKELREYINLYLTAMSEDIRSSHQGTLDKYIGDAVMAFWGAPVAFADHASRAVATALLMQASAARLDEAFRARGWPPLKIGIGVNSGLMHVGDMGSAIRRAYTVMGDAVNLGARLEGITKVYGVGIAVGEATRLAAPEFAYRELDRVRVKGKNEPVAIFEPLGRPAELDAGLLDELRTWDAALALVRARDWDGAQRRIAALHDALADDHPRRGLYALYLQRIARWRAEPPGVDWDGVTTFETK; the protein is encoded by the coding sequence ATGCCGCGATTCGCAAGGAAGGCAGCGCGCGCGCCGGCGCGCGGGCGCATGCGCGGCCTGGCGCGCAAATACGGACTGCGCTGGGCCCTGGGACTGGCGCTGACGCTGGCGGCGCTGCTGTACCTGATGGGCGTGTGGAGCAGCCACGCCATCGCGCGCCAGGACACCATCGTGGCCGACCTGCGCATGCGCCTGGAACGGCCGGTGCCGGACCCGCGCATCGTCATCGTCGACATCGACGCCAAGAGCCTGGGCGAAGTGGGGCGCTTTCCCTGGAGCCGCAACACGATGGCGCGCCTGGTGGACCAACTGGTCGGACATTATGGGGCGGCGACCGTCGGCTTCGACATCGCCTTCCCGGAACCCGACACCAGTTCCGGCTACGCGGTGCTGGAACGCCTGGCCGGCGCCGAGCTGCGCGACGTGCCCGGCATGCGGCGCCGCCTGGACGCGCTGCGGCCGGCGCTCGACTACGACGGCCAGTTCGCGCGCGCGCTGGCCGGACGGCCGGTGGTGCTGGGCTATAACCTGTCGCCGGGCCTGACCCGTGGCGTGCTGCCGCCGCCGCCGTTCACCGCGGCCAGCCTGGGCGGGCGCGAACTGCTCGCCTACGAGGCCGACGGCTACGAAGCCAACATCGCGCCGCTGCAGCAGGCCGCGCGCGGCGCCGGCAGCTTCACGGTGGTACAGGACGCCGACGGCGTGGTGCGCTCCAGCTCCCTGCTGCAGCGCATCGGCGACGGCTATTACCCGTCGCTGGCGCTGGCCACCGCCGCGGTCTACCTGAAGGCGACGTCGATCGCGCCGGTGTTCGAAGACGATGCCATGATGCAGTCGGAGGCACAACTGGAATCCGGCGGCGCCAAGGCGATCCGCATCGCCGGCCCCGGTGTCGAGCGCAGCATCCCGGCCGGCTACGGCCTGCTGACCGTGGTGCAGTACCACGGCAGCGGCGGCCCGCAGGGCGGCTCTTTCCGCTACGTGTCCGCCAGCGACGTGCTGGCCGGACGCGTGGCGCCGCAGGTGCTGCGCGGCGCGATCGTCCTGGTCGGCACCACCGCGCCCGGCCTGGTCGACCTGCGCGCCACGCCGGTGTCGTCCGCCTATCCCGGCGTCGAGGTGCACGCCAACGTCATCAAGTCGATCCTCGACGGGCGCTTCAAGACGCGCTCCCAGTACGCGTTCCCGATCGAAGTGCTGCAGGTGCTGGCGGTGGGCACGCTGCTGGCGCTGCTGCTGCCGGCGCTGTCGCCGCTGGCGGCGGTGCTGGCGGCCGGCGCCGCCTTCGCGCTGGTGGCGGGCATCAACATGGCCATGTACTTCGTCGAGGACACCGTGCTCGACATGGTGATCTGCCTGCTGCTGGTGGCGCTGCTGTTCGTGCTGAACCTGGGCTGGGGCTACTTTTTCGAATTCCGCAAGGGCAGGGCGCTGGTGTCTCGCTTCGGCGAGTACGTGGCGCCGGAACTGGTGGCGCAGATGGCCGAGAACCCGCACGCCTACGACATGGAAGGCGAGAGCCGGGATTTATCGGTCATGTTCGTCGACGTGCGCGGCTTCACCACCATCTCCGAAGGCTTGCCGCCCAAAGAACTGCGCGAGTACATCAATTTGTACCTGACCGCGATGTCGGAAGACATCCGTTCCAGCCACCAGGGCACGCTCGACAAATACATCGGCGACGCCGTGATGGCGTTCTGGGGCGCGCCGGTGGCCTTTGCCGACCACGCCAGCCGCGCGGTGGCCACGGCGCTCTTGATGCAGGCCAGCGCGGCGCGCCTGGACGAGGCCTTCCGCGCGCGCGGCTGGCCGCCCCTGAAGATCGGCATCGGCGTGAATTCCGGCCTGATGCACGTGGGCGACATGGGCTCGGCCATCCGCCGCGCCTATACCGTGATGGGCGACGCCGTGAACCTGGGCGCGCGCCTGGAAGGCATCACCAAAGTGTACGGCGTCGGCATCGCGGTGGGCGAGGCGACACGCCTGGCGGCCCCGGAATTCGCCTACCGCGAGCTGGACCGGGTGCGGGTGAAGGGCAAGAACGAACCGGTGGCCATTTTCGAGCCGCTGGGCCGGCCGGCGGAACTCGATGCGGGCCTGCTGGACGAATTGCGTACTTGGGATGCGGCGCTGGCGCTGGTGCGGGCGCGCGACTGGGACGGGGCGCAGCGGCGCATCGCGGCGCTGCACGACGCACTGGCGGACGATCACCCGCGGCGCGGGCTGTATGCGCTGTACCTGCAGCGCATCGCCCGCTGGCGCGCCGAGCCGCCGGGGGTGGACTGGGATGGGGTGACCACGTTCGAGACCAAGTAG
- a CDS encoding ROK family transcriptional regulator, which translates to MPVTGDQQLLKQLNRMALVRQVGARPGLSRAALAEQLHLTKSTVSALVRELVDEGWLAERDLLVTGEVGRRATPLHLDPSRLALLGAELGVDEARVVAVDLLGGVLETRVVSYDDAHDAASCIRLAARALVALAQRLERPARAAGGDTARSARRMLGVGIGLHGAVDEALGLLRHAPHLGWRNVDVAGQVRACFAGTPLAALPLAIQNEANAAALAEFEFTAQSSTDPLIYLSIGYGVGAGVIVGDRLLTGLHGFAGEVGHAILQSDGPPCSCGRRGCADALIGLGSLLHTDPAATGPDRHYSHGALERLFRRAAAGEAATRAAVEAAGRQLGVLLNNLWAGFDPMAIVIGGPALRLGDAFVKQARGVLAGYADAAQLAAPAIRTSQFGEQAVAVGAAALVRYRVTRPLDLQSMARREQRSGTARDSGLERVATAPGR; encoded by the coding sequence ATGCCCGTAACCGGTGACCAGCAATTACTGAAGCAACTCAACCGCATGGCGCTGGTGCGCCAGGTCGGCGCCCGACCCGGCCTGTCGCGCGCCGCGCTGGCCGAGCAGCTGCACCTGACCAAGTCGACGGTCAGCGCGCTGGTGCGCGAACTGGTGGACGAAGGCTGGCTCGCCGAGCGCGACCTGCTGGTCACCGGCGAAGTCGGCCGGCGCGCCACCCCTCTGCACCTGGATCCGTCGCGCCTGGCGCTGCTGGGCGCCGAACTGGGCGTGGACGAGGCGCGCGTGGTCGCCGTCGACCTGCTGGGCGGGGTGCTGGAAACGCGCGTGGTGAGCTACGACGACGCGCACGATGCGGCATCCTGCATCCGCCTGGCTGCGCGCGCGCTGGTGGCGCTGGCGCAGCGCCTGGAGCGCCCTGCCCGCGCCGCTGGAGGAGACACGGCGCGCAGCGCAAGGCGCATGCTCGGCGTCGGCATCGGCCTGCACGGCGCGGTGGACGAAGCACTCGGCCTGCTGCGCCACGCCCCCCACCTCGGCTGGCGCAACGTCGACGTCGCCGGCCAGGTGCGCGCCTGCTTCGCCGGCACGCCGCTGGCGGCGCTGCCGCTGGCGATCCAGAACGAAGCCAACGCCGCCGCATTGGCGGAGTTCGAATTCACCGCCCAGTCCAGCACCGATCCGCTGATCTACCTGTCGATCGGCTACGGCGTGGGCGCCGGCGTGATCGTCGGCGACCGCCTGCTGACCGGCCTGCACGGCTTTGCCGGCGAGGTCGGCCACGCCATCCTGCAGAGCGACGGTCCGCCCTGCTCGTGCGGCCGGCGCGGCTGCGCGGACGCGCTGATCGGGCTGGGATCGCTGCTGCATACGGACCCGGCGGCGACCGGTCCCGACCGGCATTACAGCCATGGCGCGCTGGAGCGCCTGTTCCGGCGCGCCGCCGCCGGCGAAGCGGCCACGCGCGCGGCGGTCGAGGCGGCCGGCCGCCAGCTCGGCGTGTTGCTGAACAATTTGTGGGCCGGCTTCGACCCGATGGCGATCGTCATCGGCGGCCCGGCGCTGCGCCTGGGCGACGCCTTCGTCAAGCAGGCGCGGGGCGTGCTGGCCGGGTATGCCGACGCGGCGCAGCTGGCGGCGCCGGCGATCCGCACTTCGCAGTTCGGCGAGCAGGCGGTGGCGGTCGGCGCCGCGGCGCTGGTGCGTTATCGCGTGACGCGGCCGCTGGACCTGCAAAGCATGGCGCGGCGGGAGCAGCGCTCGGGTACGGCCAGGGACAGTGGCCTGGAACGCGTGGCAACGGCGCCAGGCCGGTAA
- a CDS encoding ShlB/FhaC/HecB family hemolysin secretion/activation protein, whose amino-acid sequence MHSPYIKRRLVRLIAAALLAGAAGGAAAQAGDTLRFDIRRFDIQGNTLLPAAEAQAAVAPFAGRGRDFGDVQRALEALEAQYHAHGYNVVTVQLPEQELGGGVVRLNVVQTRIRQVEVSGNRHFSESNIRAALPALRPGQTPNLREVSANLRLANENPARKVTLKLADANTENGDEVDARVEVADERPWKVMLNVDNTGTEATGKTHAGVLLQHANLWGRDHVGSLQYVTTAEHPDRVAVWAAGYHVPLYASGDALDLYASYSNVDSGTVSAGLYNLAVSGKGAVYGARYNHVLAKRGSLEGRLVVGIDVKAFKNNVVFGGENFGNDVTVRPLSIGYVGSMALPGGQFDFSAAALQNLAGGSRGGAADIAAVRTNAKPAYTMLRLSASVIGVLAGDWQARTLLNAQLTGDALVPGEQFGAGGATSVRGFGERDLATDSGAVANVELYTPNLCTRALWQCRLLGFYDSAYGERHHALPGELRRSAISSVGLGLRFAAGSNASVQLDYGHAIHVGQVTPTSKNKLHVRVGLAY is encoded by the coding sequence ATGCACAGCCCATACATCAAACGACGCCTCGTCCGCCTGATCGCCGCCGCGCTGCTGGCCGGCGCCGCCGGTGGCGCTGCCGCCCAGGCCGGCGACACGCTCCGCTTCGACATCAGGCGTTTCGACATCCAGGGCAACACGCTGCTGCCGGCAGCCGAGGCGCAGGCCGCGGTAGCGCCGTTCGCCGGCCGCGGGCGCGACTTCGGCGACGTCCAGCGCGCGCTGGAAGCGCTGGAGGCGCAATACCACGCGCACGGCTACAACGTCGTCACCGTGCAGCTGCCGGAACAGGAACTGGGCGGCGGCGTGGTGCGGCTGAACGTGGTCCAGACCCGCATCCGCCAGGTCGAAGTCAGCGGCAACCGCCATTTTTCCGAATCGAACATCCGCGCCGCCCTGCCGGCGCTGCGCCCGGGGCAGACCCCCAACCTGCGCGAGGTGTCGGCCAACCTGCGCCTGGCGAACGAGAACCCGGCCAGGAAGGTGACGCTGAAACTGGCCGATGCGAACACGGAGAACGGCGACGAGGTCGACGCCAGGGTCGAGGTCGCCGACGAGCGCCCGTGGAAGGTGATGCTCAACGTCGACAACACCGGCACCGAAGCCACCGGCAAGACCCACGCCGGCGTGCTGCTGCAGCACGCCAACCTGTGGGGGCGCGACCATGTCGGCTCGCTGCAGTACGTCACCACCGCCGAACACCCGGACCGCGTGGCGGTGTGGGCCGCCGGCTACCACGTGCCGCTGTATGCATCCGGCGATGCGCTCGACCTGTACGCCAGCTATTCGAACGTGGATTCGGGCACCGTCAGCGCCGGCCTGTACAACCTGGCGGTGAGCGGCAAGGGCGCGGTCTATGGCGCGCGCTACAACCACGTGCTGGCCAAGCGCGGCAGCCTGGAAGGGCGCCTGGTGGTCGGCATCGACGTCAAGGCTTTCAAAAACAATGTCGTGTTCGGCGGCGAGAACTTCGGCAACGACGTTACCGTGCGCCCGCTCAGCATCGGCTACGTCGGCAGCATGGCGCTGCCCGGCGGCCAGTTCGATTTTTCCGCGGCGGCGCTGCAGAACCTCGCCGGCGGCAGCCGCGGCGGCGCGGCCGACATTGCCGCGGTGCGTACAAACGCCAAGCCGGCCTACACCATGCTGCGCCTGTCGGCCTCGGTGATCGGCGTGCTGGCCGGCGACTGGCAGGCACGCACGCTGCTCAACGCGCAGCTCACCGGCGACGCGCTGGTGCCGGGCGAGCAGTTCGGCGCCGGCGGCGCCACCTCGGTGCGCGGCTTCGGCGAGCGCGACCTGGCGACCGATTCCGGCGCCGTCGCCAACGTCGAGCTGTACACGCCCAACCTGTGCACGCGCGCGCTGTGGCAATGCCGCCTGCTGGGTTTCTACGACAGCGCCTACGGCGAGCGCCACCACGCGTTGCCGGGAGAATTGCGCCGCAGCGCCATCTCCAGCGTCGGCCTCGGCCTGCGCTTCGCCGCCGGCAGCAATGCGAGCGTGCAGCTCGACTACGGGCACGCCATCCACGTCGGCCAGGTGACGCCGACCAGCAAGAACAAGCTCCATGTCCGCGTGGGCCTGGCCTACTAG
- a CDS encoding TonB-dependent receptor, with translation MSYNNRTRPTHSLSTRHRLISLAVAGACAALAMPGHAQEAGAAPSDTAIGAPAATTPDNAGAANPNAPATVLVTGIRASMQSTLNLKRNADGIVDGIVADDIGKFPDTNLAESLQRISGVSIDRNRGEGANVTVRGVGPDLNMVLLNGRQMPTANLGDQAGRAFDFSNLASESVSQIQVYKSARADTPPGGIGATINIMTARPLDLGNQASIGAKAVYDRSNNNLPSEDKAKRSYTPEISGIYSNVFGNGMFGIAASGSYQERNLGVNQAAITNGWLGPFRIGDTGSGAIPQPGTPGYRTVTNPPSGSDIYLTPQNASYFMRGSQRQRTNGQLTLQFRPNKDWTSTLDYTYSQNKIQTKYHELSVWFNHDTTIQSSTFGKGPVATPLYYEERVVNQDIAMNGGDFATKSTNGSIGFNTQWKATPDLRLTFDAHHSTAEAKADSPFGSNNDLATVSFSRGTTGIDFSHEMPVLSIQGADYVRAPNQVSGSWFQDGLNKMVIDQAQASGSLKLMESSNLNFGLAHTKVDNHSKFQQVQRDSWSGTATSPTSYDQSLWRLDTLSQYFSKLDGSGDPRLFNQLHLFDFSKVRDAAIAVTGDRAGYTPSLNDPSFDRTTVEKTKSLYLQFNTDWDTAMPMHTGVGFRYEKTDVTSTGLAKAPTQLNWISQNEYPLVFGSTTYQTLRGKYSNFLPTLDWDMDVRPDLKLRASYGVSIGRPRFDQIEGGTSIGTTASVRGVTGNRGNPALEPVKSKNLDLSAEWYYSKQSMVSLGLFHKDLENYAGQQVVNEPSSTATTPVGGKYWNAAIAAGCVATDTNCMRNYILRTFNGQPGVTLTGTNSAGNATGTISGVAGDPALPYLLTTYVNEKKAMLKGAELNVQHMFGNSGFGVQANYTWVKSDLAFDNMGTGNQFALVGLSDSANLVGIYEDSKWSVRAAYNWRDEFLLSPTNNGLPNPVYVEPYGQVDLSVGFNVNKNLSLSFEAINLTDATQRTHGRTKEQVLTVTTGGPRYMLGARYKF, from the coding sequence ATGTCGTACAACAACCGGACCCGACCTACCCATTCCCTATCCACGCGCCATCGCCTGATCAGCCTGGCCGTGGCCGGCGCCTGCGCGGCGCTGGCGATGCCCGGCCACGCCCAGGAAGCCGGCGCCGCGCCGTCCGACACCGCCATCGGCGCGCCGGCCGCCACCACGCCGGACAACGCCGGCGCCGCCAACCCGAACGCGCCGGCGACCGTCCTGGTGACCGGCATCCGCGCCAGCATGCAGTCGACGCTGAACCTCAAGCGCAACGCCGACGGCATCGTCGACGGCATCGTGGCCGACGACATCGGCAAGTTCCCGGATACCAACCTGGCCGAGTCGCTGCAGCGCATTTCCGGCGTGTCGATCGACCGCAACCGCGGCGAGGGCGCCAACGTCACCGTGCGCGGTGTCGGTCCCGACCTCAACATGGTGCTGCTCAACGGCCGCCAGATGCCGACCGCCAACCTGGGCGACCAGGCCGGCCGCGCCTTCGACTTCAGCAACCTGGCCTCCGAGTCGGTGTCGCAGATCCAGGTGTACAAGAGCGCACGCGCCGACACCCCGCCGGGCGGCATCGGCGCCACCATCAACATCATGACCGCGCGTCCGCTCGACCTGGGCAACCAGGCCAGCATCGGCGCCAAGGCGGTGTACGACAGGTCGAACAACAACCTGCCGAGCGAAGACAAGGCCAAGCGTTCCTATACGCCGGAAATCTCGGGCATCTACAGCAACGTGTTCGGCAACGGCATGTTCGGCATCGCCGCCAGCGGCAGCTACCAGGAACGCAACCTGGGCGTGAACCAGGCCGCCATCACCAACGGCTGGCTGGGACCGTTCCGCATCGGCGATACCGGCAGCGGCGCCATTCCGCAGCCGGGCACGCCGGGCTACCGTACCGTCACCAATCCGCCCTCGGGCAGCGACATCTACCTGACGCCGCAGAATGCCTCCTACTTCATGCGCGGCTCGCAGCGCCAGCGGACCAACGGCCAATTGACGCTGCAGTTCCGGCCCAACAAGGACTGGACCAGCACCCTCGACTACACCTATTCGCAGAACAAGATCCAGACCAAGTACCACGAACTGTCGGTCTGGTTCAACCACGACACCACGATCCAGTCGAGCACCTTCGGCAAGGGCCCGGTGGCCACGCCGCTGTACTACGAGGAGCGCGTGGTCAACCAGGACATCGCCATGAACGGCGGCGACTTCGCCACCAAGTCGACCAACGGCTCCATCGGCTTCAACACGCAGTGGAAGGCCACCCCCGACCTGCGCCTGACCTTCGACGCGCACCACTCGACCGCGGAAGCCAAGGCCGACAGCCCGTTCGGTTCGAACAACGACCTGGCCACGGTCAGCTTCAGCCGCGGCACCACCGGCATCGATTTCTCGCACGAGATGCCGGTGCTGTCGATCCAGGGCGCCGACTACGTGCGCGCGCCCAACCAGGTCAGCGGTTCCTGGTTCCAGGACGGCCTCAACAAGATGGTCATCGACCAGGCCCAGGCCAGCGGCAGCCTGAAGCTGATGGAATCCTCGAACCTGAACTTCGGCCTGGCGCATACCAAGGTCGACAACCACTCGAAATTCCAGCAGGTGCAGCGCGATTCCTGGTCCGGCACCGCCACCAGTCCGACCAGCTACGACCAGAGCCTGTGGCGCCTTGACACCCTGAGCCAGTACTTCAGCAAGCTGGATGGCTCGGGCGACCCGCGCCTGTTCAACCAACTCCACCTGTTCGACTTTTCCAAGGTGCGCGACGCCGCCATCGCCGTCACCGGCGACCGCGCCGGCTACACCCCGAGCCTGAACGATCCGAGCTTCGACCGCACCACGGTCGAAAAGACCAAGTCGCTGTACCTGCAGTTCAACACCGACTGGGATACCGCGATGCCGATGCACACCGGCGTCGGCTTCCGCTACGAAAAGACCGACGTCACCTCGACCGGCCTGGCCAAGGCGCCGACCCAGCTGAACTGGATCTCGCAGAACGAATACCCGCTGGTATTCGGCTCGACCACCTACCAGACCCTGCGCGGCAAGTACAGCAACTTCCTGCCGACGCTGGACTGGGACATGGACGTGCGCCCGGACCTGAAGCTGCGCGCCAGCTACGGCGTGTCGATCGGCCGTCCGCGCTTCGACCAGATCGAGGGCGGCACCAGCATCGGCACCACGGCCTCGGTGCGCGGCGTGACGGGCAACCGCGGCAACCCGGCGCTGGAACCGGTCAAGTCGAAGAACCTGGATCTCTCGGCCGAGTGGTACTACAGCAAGCAGAGCATGGTCTCGCTCGGCCTGTTCCACAAGGACCTGGAAAACTACGCTGGCCAGCAGGTAGTCAACGAACCGTCGAGCACCGCCACCACGCCGGTCGGCGGCAAGTACTGGAACGCGGCGATCGCGGCCGGCTGCGTGGCCACCGACACCAACTGCATGCGCAACTACATCCTGCGCACCTTCAACGGCCAGCCGGGCGTGACCCTGACCGGGACCAATTCGGCCGGCAACGCCACCGGCACCATCAGCGGCGTGGCCGGCGACCCGGCGCTGCCCTACCTCCTGACCACCTACGTCAACGAGAAAAAGGCGATGCTCAAGGGCGCCGAGCTCAACGTCCAGCACATGTTCGGCAACAGCGGCTTCGGCGTGCAGGCCAACTACACCTGGGTGAAATCGGACCTGGCGTTCGACAACATGGGCACCGGCAACCAGTTCGCGCTGGTCGGCCTGTCCGATTCGGCCAACCTGGTCGGCATCTACGAAGACAGCAAGTGGTCGGTGCGCGCGGCCTACAACTGGCGCGACGAGTTCCTGCTGTCGCCGACCAACAATGGCTTGCCGAACCCGGTGTATGTCGAACCCTACGGCCAGGTCGACCTGAGCGTGGGTTTCAACGTCAACAAGAACCTGAGCCTGTCGTTCGAAGCCATCAACCTCACCGACGCCACCCAGCGCACGCATGGGCGCACCAAGGAGCAGGTGCTGACGGTGACGACCGGCGGACCGCGCTACATGCTGGGAGCGCGCTACAAGTTCTGA